One genomic window of Notamacropus eugenii isolate mMacEug1 chromosome 6, mMacEug1.pri_v2, whole genome shotgun sequence includes the following:
- the LOC140510876 gene encoding vasopressin-neurophysin 2-like, whose protein sequence is MPDARLLACFLCLVTFTSACYFQNCPKGGKRSLSDTEMRQCLTCGPRSKGRCFGPSICCGDELGCYMGTAESLRCQEESYLPSPCQSGQKPCGNGGHCAAAGICCNAESCMMEPACWEETGNQRRVKASEKSSWTQLDGPASAFLLHQVQMSGQHMRELQSPKEETIY, encoded by the exons ATGCCCGATGCCAGGCTGCTGGCCTGCTTCCTCTGCCTTGTCACTTTCACCTCGGCCTGCTACTTCCAGAACTGTCCAAAGGGAGGCAAGCGCTCCCTGTCTGACACAGAGATGAGACAG TGTCTCACCTGTGGCCCTAGGAGCAAAGGGCGTTGCTTTGGGCCCAGCATCTGCTGTGGAGATGAATTAGGCTGCTATATGGGCACTGCTGAGAGTCTGAGGTGCCAAGAAGAGAGCTACCTGCCTTCCCCATGCCAGTCTGGCCAGAAACCCTGTGGGAATGGAGGACACTGCGCTGCTGCTGGGATCTGCTGCAATGCCG AGAGCTGTATGATGGAGCCAGCCTGCTGGGAGGAGACTGGCAACCAGAGGAGGGTGAAGGCCAGTGAGAAGAGCAGTTGGACCCAACTGGATGGTCCAGCCAGTGCCTTCCTGCTGCACCAAGTGCAGATGAGTGGCCAGCACATGAGAGAACTACAGTCTCCCAAAGAGGAAACTATCTACTGA
- the LOC140512047 gene encoding uncharacterized protein, translating to MAVCPTNLERYTGLLAKSLLCNQLHHRQPWLPPCLTPRSRPGLTCCCLLALLALASACYIQNCPIGGKRSVPDIDVRKCLPCGPGSKGHCFGPSICCGEEFGCYLGTAESLRCQEENSLPSPCQSGQKPCGNGGRCAASGICCSNGEAGHSWVPGTYMVVDRTLPVTKNLYFPRPGQIQTDGVAHFLSPSQLGERKESVPWSSEFCFV from the exons ATGGCCGTGTGCCCGACCAACTTGGAACGGTACACAGGGctgttggcaaaaagccttcttt GCAACCAGCTTCACCATCGGCAGCCCTGGCTCCCACCTTGCCTCACGCCCCGGTCCCGTCCCGGTCTCACCTGCTGCTGTCTCCTGGCTCTCTTGGCCCTGGCCTCTGCCTGCTACATCCAGAACTGCCCCATCGGCGGGAAGCGCTCAGTGCCGGACATAGACGTGCGGAAG TGCCTCCCCTGTGGTCCAGGAAGCAAAGGGCACTGCTTCGGCCCCAGCATCTGCTGCGGCGAAGAGTTCGGCTGCTACTTGGGCACCGCCGAGAGCCTGAGGTGCCAGGAAGAGAACTCCCTGCCCTCGCCGTGCCAGTCTGGCCAGAAACCCTGTGGGAATGGAGGGCGCTGTGCCGCCAGTGGCATCTGCTGCAGTAACGGAGAGGCTGGGCACTCCTGGGTCCCCGGAACATAT atggttGTGGATCGGACCCTGCCTGTGACCAAGAACCTGTATTTTCCTAGGCCTGGACAAATCCAGACAGATGGAGTAGCCCATTTCCTCTCCCCCTCACAGCTAGGTGAGAGGAAGGAGAGTGTGCCTTGGTCCTCGGAATTCTGTTTTGTTTAG